A region of Aquarana catesbeiana isolate 2022-GZ linkage group LG08, ASM4218655v1, whole genome shotgun sequence DNA encodes the following proteins:
- the LOC141104858 gene encoding uncharacterized protein, translating into MWAESWFRGTNLLMSSNNLCISILVDGREMRKTSEDCLTLSPDCKVEDEDITQYSPGENPTTSNVHPAPHSVDGPSYSSYPEEPQTVRDGAGPSYSSYPEEPQTVRDGAGPSYSSYPEEPQTVRDGAVLPIHKRLSCTECGKCFPFQSKLNIHKRSHTGEKPYSCHECGKCFSHKYYLCSHQRLHTGEKLYSCSECGKCFVQKPDLVKHQRLHTGEKPYSCPECGKCFSNKSHLHSHQRSHTGEKPYSCPECGKCFSQMSALSHHKKLHTGEKPYSCPECGKCFSQKSHLSGHQKLHTGEKPYSCSECGKCFSQKSHLSDHQKLHTGEKPYSCPACGKCFARNTLLFRHQKLHTGEKPYSCSECGKCFAQKSNLSCHQRLHTREKPYSCPECGKCFSQKSHLSNHQQLHTGEKPYSCTECGKCFRVKASLSDHQRLHTGEKPYSCPECKKCFSYKANLYRHQRSHTGEKPHSCPE; encoded by the coding sequence atgtgggcggagtcctggtttaggggaaccaatctgctcatgtctagtaataatctttgtatttctattttagtagatggacgggagatgaggaaaacctcagaggattgtctcactttgtctccagactgtaaagtagaagatgaggacatcacacagtatagtccaggagaaaacccgactacctcaaatgtccatccggcaccacacagtgtagatggaccatcgtattcctcttatcctgaggaacctcagactgtgagggacggtgccggaccatcgtattcctcttatcctgaggaacctcagactgtgcgggacggtgccggaccatcgtattcctcttatcctgaggaacctcagactgtgagggacggtgccgtccttccaataCATAAGAggctttcctgtactgagtgtgggaagtgtttcccttTTCAATCCAAACTTAATatacataaaagatctcacacgggtgagaagccgtattcctgtcatgagtgcgggaaatgtttttctcatAAGTATTATCTTTGCagccatcagagattgcacacaggtgagaagctgtattcctgttctgagtgtgggaaatgttttgtacaaaaaccagatcttgtcaaacatcagagattgcacacgggtgagaagccgtattcctgtcctgagtgcgggaaatgtttttcaaataagTCCCATCTTcactcacatcagagatctcacacgggggaaaagccgtattcctgtcctgagtgtgggaaatgtttttcacagatgtCCGCTCTTTCCCATCATAAGAagttgcacacgggggagaagccgtattcctgtcctgagtgcgggaaatgtttttcacagaagtcccatctttccggtcatcagaaattgcacacgggggagaagccgtattcctgttctgagtgcgggaaatgtttttcacagaagtcccatctttccgatcatcagaaattgcacacgggagagaagccgtattcctgtcctgcgtgcgggaaatgttttgcacgaAATACTCTTCTTTTCCGTCATCAGAagttgcacacgggggagaagccgtattcgtgttctgagtgtggaaaatgttttgcacagaagtccaatctttcctgTCATCAGAGATTACACAcgagggagaagccgtattcctgtcctgagtgcgggaaatgtttttcacagaagtcccatctttccaatcATCAGCAAttgcacacgggagagaagccgtattcctgtactgagtgcgggaaatgttttagagTGAAGGCCTCTCTTTCCGATCATCAGAGAttacacacgggggagaagccgtattcctgtcctgagtgcaagaAATGTTTTTCATATAAggccaatctttacagacatcagagatctcacacgggggagaagccacattcctgtcctgagtga